In Pseudomonas sp. MYb327, one DNA window encodes the following:
- a CDS encoding aromatic ring-hydroxylating dioxygenase subunit alpha has protein sequence MLVTKQPVLRRFWYALLPMTALDAGPQPFTLLGEALVLWKRPDGTPVAMRDRCCHRTAKLSKGFVSEDGNIACGYHGWEYDCTGTCVKIPQNPAGMIPPGASVQAFHCQEKYGYAWVALDDPLQPIPEFPEDGAPGYRRIFQFYEEWKTSPLRVMENSFDNSHFSFVHKANFGLFDQPAPAGYEFRETDYGFEAETRVPIRNPEESYRITGTREPITQRHLINRYYLPFSRRFGCMYPDSGIHHIIYNCATPMEDGRLMLVQWLYRNDSEEQCSTQELIDWDAAITAEDRDILEATDYDACVDTRRRVELHMPSDKPGLVIRRQLLSLLEAHGESEVFLSH, from the coding sequence ATGTTGGTCACCAAACAACCCGTCTTGCGCCGTTTCTGGTACGCCCTGCTGCCCATGACCGCGCTGGATGCCGGCCCTCAACCCTTCACGCTGCTGGGTGAAGCCCTGGTGCTGTGGAAGCGCCCCGACGGCACCCCGGTGGCCATGCGCGACCGCTGCTGCCACCGCACCGCCAAGCTGTCCAAGGGCTTTGTCAGCGAGGACGGCAACATTGCCTGCGGCTATCACGGCTGGGAATACGACTGCACCGGCACCTGCGTGAAGATCCCGCAGAACCCCGCGGGCATGATCCCGCCGGGCGCCTCGGTCCAGGCCTTTCACTGCCAGGAAAAATACGGCTACGCCTGGGTCGCCCTCGACGATCCGCTGCAACCCATCCCCGAGTTTCCCGAAGACGGCGCCCCGGGCTACCGGCGCATCTTTCAGTTTTATGAAGAGTGGAAAACCAGCCCACTGCGGGTCATGGAAAACTCCTTCGACAACTCGCACTTTTCCTTCGTCCACAAGGCCAACTTCGGCCTGTTCGACCAGCCGGCGCCGGCCGGCTACGAGTTCCGCGAAACCGATTACGGCTTCGAGGCCGAAACCCGAGTGCCGATCCGCAACCCCGAAGAAAGCTATCGCATCACCGGCACCCGCGAACCGATCACCCAGCGCCACCTGATCAACCGTTATTACCTGCCCTTCTCCCGGCGCTTTGGCTGCATGTACCCGGACAGCGGCATCCACCACATCATCTACAACTGCGCGACACCCATGGAAGACGGGCGCCTGATGCTGGTCCAGTGGCTGTACCGCAACGACAGCGAGGAGCAATGCTCGACCCAGGAACTGATCGATTGGGACGCGGCGATCACCGCCGAAGACCGCGACATTCTGGAAGCCACCGACTACGACGCCTGTGTCGACACCCGGCGCAGGGTGGAGCTGCACATGCCGTCTGACAAGCCCGGCCTGGTGATTCGCCGGCAACTGCTGAGCCTGCTCGAAGCCCATGGCGAAAGCGAAGTGTTCCTCAGCCACTGA
- a CDS encoding ABC transporter ATP-binding protein: protein MLMQTITPADARPQALPDTDSVGVQTPLFANQVEKTYSNGTQALSRVKLAIQRGEFVSLLGPSGCGKSTLLKMFAGLEQPSAGHVRWWGKDSPASPTQGQSLAMVFQEATLMPWARVSDNVRLPLDLAGVPKAQSQPKVDAALALVGLDRFSQVYPRELSGGMQMRASIARALATEPNLLLMDEPFGALDEFTRNKLDSDLRQLWASRDLTVVFVTHSIFEAVYLSSRVVVMGARPGRVIADIEIDGPLERDEAYRTSPAFIEQCARLSRLLAQANGDIC from the coding sequence ATGTTGATGCAAACCATAACTCCTGCCGACGCCCGGCCACAGGCGTTGCCCGACACCGACAGCGTCGGTGTGCAAACGCCACTGTTCGCCAACCAGGTGGAAAAAACCTACAGCAATGGCACCCAGGCCTTGAGCCGGGTGAAGCTGGCGATTCAGCGCGGCGAATTCGTCTCATTGCTCGGCCCTTCGGGCTGTGGCAAGAGCACCTTGCTGAAGATGTTCGCCGGCCTCGAACAACCCTCCGCCGGCCATGTGCGCTGGTGGGGCAAGGACAGCCCGGCCAGCCCGACGCAGGGTCAAAGCCTGGCCATGGTGTTCCAGGAGGCGACCCTGATGCCGTGGGCCCGGGTCAGCGATAACGTGCGCCTGCCCCTGGACCTGGCCGGTGTGCCCAAGGCACAGAGCCAGCCCAAGGTCGACGCGGCCCTGGCCCTGGTCGGCCTGGACCGCTTCAGCCAGGTGTACCCGCGGGAGCTGTCCGGCGGCATGCAAATGCGCGCATCCATCGCCCGCGCCTTGGCCACCGAGCCCAATCTGCTGCTGATGGATGAACCCTTCGGCGCCCTCGACGAGTTCACTCGCAACAAGCTCGACAGTGACCTGCGCCAGCTGTGGGCCAGCCGCGACCTGACCGTGGTGTTCGTCACCCACAGCATCTTCGAGGCGGTGTACCTGTCGTCGCGGGTGGTGGTGATGGGCGCGCGTCCGGGCCGGGTGATCGCCGACATCGAGATCGACGGCCCCCTGGAGCGGGACGAGGCCTACCGCACCTCCCCGGCCTTTATCGAGCAGTGCGCACGCCTGTCCCGGCTGCTGGCCCAGGCCAATGGCGACATTTGCTGA
- a CDS encoding ABC transporter permease: MLLSLWQLACVAWKVPVYLVPSPADIGRTLVSDGPMLLGALWMTLKITFFSFALAVLIGTLAAFVFVQSRVLEASLFPYAILLQVTPVVAVAPLIIIWCSNTTLALVICATLVAIFPIIANTVLGLRSVNPGLLNLFRLNRASRWQVLLRLRIPSALPCFFAGLRIASGLALIGAVVAEFVAGTGGTGAGLAYQILQAGFQLNIPRLFAALLLIALTGVALFSLMAVLARLSLRNWHESELG, translated from the coding sequence GTGTTGCTGAGTCTGTGGCAACTGGCCTGCGTGGCCTGGAAAGTGCCGGTGTACCTGGTGCCCTCCCCGGCCGACATCGGCCGCACCCTGGTCAGCGATGGCCCGATGTTGCTCGGTGCGTTGTGGATGACCTTGAAGATCACCTTCTTCTCGTTCGCCCTGGCGGTGCTGATCGGCACTTTGGCGGCCTTTGTCTTTGTGCAGAGCCGGGTGCTTGAAGCCAGCCTGTTTCCCTACGCCATCCTGTTACAGGTCACGCCGGTGGTGGCCGTGGCGCCGCTGATCATCATCTGGTGCAGCAACACCACGCTGGCGTTGGTGATTTGCGCGACCCTGGTGGCGATTTTCCCGATCATCGCCAACACCGTACTCGGCCTGCGCAGCGTCAACCCCGGCCTGCTCAATCTGTTCCGCCTGAACCGCGCCAGCCGCTGGCAGGTACTGCTGCGCCTGCGCATTCCCAGCGCCCTGCCGTGTTTTTTTGCCGGGCTGCGCATTGCCAGCGGGTTGGCGTTGATCGGCGCGGTGGTGGCGGAGTTCGTCGCGGGCACCGGGGGCACTGGCGCCGGGCTGGCGTACCAGATTCTCCAGGCCGGCTTTCAACTGAATATTCCAAGGCTTTTCGCCGCCCTGCTGCTGATCGCCCTGACCGGTGTCGCATTGTTCAGCCTGATGGCCGTGCTGGCCCGGTTGAGCCTGCGCAACTGGCACGAAAGCGAACTCGGCTAA
- a CDS encoding ABC transporter substrate-binding protein, with amino-acid sequence MKIRFALGQPLRSLLAMALVPAALIASPLALANDKVVLLTSWYAQAEQGGFYQALADGLYEKEGLDVTIRMGGPQVNGMQLLVNKQADFIVNYDLQILKSVEQGLPVVAVAAPFQGDPQGLLTHADVSGLDALQNKQVLVSTSGQQTWWPWLKAKYQLKDSQARPYTFNLQPFLADANTTQQAYASSELFQALKTGEKANFFLFADAGYPPYGSTLATRQDVIDQHPDRVQRFVRASMEGWKRYLDNPSANHLIKADNPNMSDELLAWGLSTLKQYRLVTGGDAATQGIGVMSDARWQATRNFMVEAGLLGADAPWQKAYTTRFVQDLKVLPTAEQAASR; translated from the coding sequence ATGAAAATTCGCTTTGCCTTGGGTCAACCGCTTCGCTCGTTGCTGGCCATGGCCCTCGTGCCCGCTGCCCTGATAGCGTCTCCGCTGGCCTTGGCTAATGACAAGGTGGTGCTGCTCACTTCCTGGTATGCCCAGGCCGAACAGGGTGGTTTTTACCAGGCCCTGGCCGATGGCTTGTACGAGAAAGAAGGCCTGGACGTGACCATTCGCATGGGTGGGCCGCAGGTCAATGGCATGCAGTTGCTGGTCAACAAACAGGCCGACTTCATCGTCAACTACGACTTGCAGATCCTCAAGAGCGTGGAGCAAGGCCTGCCGGTGGTGGCCGTGGCCGCGCCGTTTCAGGGCGACCCACAAGGATTGCTGACTCATGCGGACGTCAGCGGCCTGGACGCCTTGCAGAACAAGCAGGTGCTGGTGTCCACCTCGGGCCAGCAAACCTGGTGGCCGTGGCTCAAGGCCAAGTACCAACTCAAGGACAGCCAGGCCCGGCCCTACACCTTCAACCTGCAACCTTTCCTCGCGGACGCCAACACCACGCAGCAGGCCTATGCCAGTTCCGAATTGTTCCAGGCGCTGAAGACCGGGGAGAAAGCCAACTTTTTCCTGTTTGCCGACGCCGGCTACCCGCCTTACGGCTCGACCCTGGCCACCCGCCAGGACGTGATCGATCAGCACCCCGACCGGGTCCAGCGTTTTGTTCGCGCCTCGATGGAGGGCTGGAAGCGCTACCTGGACAACCCGAGCGCCAACCATTTGATCAAGGCCGACAACCCGAACATGAGCGATGAGCTGCTCGCCTGGGGCTTGTCGACTCTCAAGCAATATCGCCTGGTCACCGGCGGTGATGCCGCCACCCAGGGCATCGGTGTGATGAGCGATGCGCGCTGGCAGGCCACCCGCAATTTCATGGTCGAAGCCGGCCTGCTCGGTGCCGATGCGCCTTGGCAGAAGGCCTATACCACGCGCTTCGTCCAGGACTTGAAAGTGCTGCCGACCGCCGAACAGGCCGCCAGCCGCTAA